The following are from one region of the Rosistilla carotiformis genome:
- a CDS encoding F0F1 ATP synthase subunit C, with translation MDNTTWIAIISIILAGITTGFGTMGPALAEGKAVATALTSIAQQPDASPTITRTLFVGLAMIESTAIYCFVVSMILIFANPFWNYAIEQVAGK, from the coding sequence ATGGATAACACAACTTGGATTGCGATCATCTCGATCATCCTCGCGGGAATTACGACCGGTTTCGGCACGATGGGGCCAGCGCTCGCCGAAGGCAAGGCGGTCGCAACGGCGCTCACATCGATCGCGCAGCAACCCGATGCCTCGCCAACGATCACGCGGACCCTGTTTGTCGGCTTGGCAATGATCGAATCCACTGCGATCTATTGCTTTGTTGTGTCGATGATCCTGATTTTCGCCAACCCGTTTTGGAACTACGCCATCGAACAAGTGGCGGGGAAATAG
- the atpD gene encoding F0F1 ATP synthase subunit beta — protein sequence MMSSKTTERSTSLNADPPESHFGKVVAVRGSIVDVSFTECLPAIHTMLRTGNNQEIAIEVLAQLDSQIVRGIALTPTQGLARGMQVTDTGSPLMAPVGKPILSRMFDVFGNTIDRGPALEDVKWRSVHQAPPSLVRRSTKSEVFETGIKAIDVLLPLERGGKAGLFGGAGVGKTVLLAELIHNMVGQEEGTSIFCGIGERCREGEELYREMKSAGVLDNMVMIFGQMNEPPGSRFRVGHAALTMAEYFRDEEHRDVLLLIDNIFRFIQAGMEVSGLMGHMPSRLGYQPTMGTELSGLEERIANTDSGAITSIQAVYVPADDFTDPAAVHTFSHLSASIVLSRTRAGEGLFPAIDPLQSNSKMATPGIVGRRHYELAQEIRRTLAQYDELKDIIAMLGLEQLSPDDRNVVARARRLERFLTQPFFTTEQFTGLKGKAVSLEDSLDGCQRILNDEFKDYPEKSLYMIGKIDEAKMPKGPNPVANKERAHAKPSPHDA from the coding sequence ATGATGTCATCCAAAACGACCGAACGTTCCACATCGCTCAACGCCGATCCGCCCGAATCACATTTCGGTAAAGTGGTCGCGGTGCGTGGCAGCATTGTCGATGTGAGCTTTACCGAGTGCTTGCCTGCGATCCATACGATGTTGCGGACTGGCAACAACCAAGAGATTGCGATCGAAGTACTCGCCCAGCTGGATTCTCAGATCGTCCGCGGGATTGCCCTGACACCCACGCAGGGACTTGCGCGTGGGATGCAGGTGACCGATACGGGCAGCCCCTTGATGGCTCCCGTTGGCAAACCGATTCTGTCGCGGATGTTCGATGTCTTTGGCAACACGATCGATCGAGGCCCGGCGTTAGAAGATGTTAAGTGGCGAAGCGTGCACCAAGCCCCACCGTCGCTAGTCCGACGATCGACGAAATCGGAAGTTTTTGAGACGGGTATCAAAGCGATCGACGTTCTGCTGCCATTGGAACGCGGCGGCAAAGCCGGTTTGTTTGGTGGTGCGGGCGTTGGCAAGACGGTTTTGTTGGCTGAATTGATTCATAACATGGTCGGCCAAGAAGAAGGGACAAGCATTTTTTGTGGTATCGGAGAACGGTGTCGCGAAGGCGAAGAACTGTACCGCGAAATGAAATCGGCGGGCGTGTTGGATAACATGGTGATGATCTTCGGTCAGATGAACGAACCGCCGGGGAGTCGGTTTCGCGTGGGACACGCTGCGTTGACAATGGCCGAGTACTTTCGTGACGAAGAGCATCGCGACGTGTTGTTATTAATCGACAACATCTTTCGCTTCATCCAAGCCGGCATGGAAGTCTCTGGATTGATGGGGCACATGCCTTCGCGGTTGGGATATCAGCCGACGATGGGCACCGAGCTATCGGGATTGGAGGAACGGATTGCGAATACCGATTCGGGCGCGATCACTTCGATTCAGGCGGTTTATGTTCCCGCCGACGACTTCACCGATCCCGCCGCCGTCCACACCTTCTCCCACCTGTCGGCTTCCATCGTGCTATCGCGCACGCGAGCGGGCGAGGGCCTGTTTCCGGCGATCGATCCGTTGCAATCGAATTCGAAAATGGCGACTCCCGGCATCGTTGGTAGACGCCATTATGAATTGGCTCAAGAGATTCGCCGCACACTTGCACAATACGACGAACTGAAAGACATCATCGCGATGCTGGGCTTGGAACAATTGTCCCCCGATGATCGAAACGTGGTCGCCCGCGCACGGCGCTTGGAAAGGTTCTTGACGCAACCGTTTTTCACTACCGAACAGTTCACGGGGCTCAAAGGGAAAGCGGTCAGCTTGGAGGATTCGCTGGACGGGTGCCAGCGGATTTTGAACGATGAATTCAAAGACTACCCGGAAAAGTCGCTTTACATGATCGGTAAGATCGACGAAGCCAAGATGCCCAAGGGGCCGAATCCCGTTGCCAACAAGGAGCGCGCGCATGCCAAGCCCAGCCCACATGACGCTTAA
- a CDS encoding SLC13 family permease, producing MTTDIWIVTCILLATIIAFVLDCFRMDLVAFVSMLTLLLTGILSPAEATAGFSNSLVLMIAGLFVVGGAILESGVADVAGRWLGRLGGTSTTRLTVAVMLASALLSAFLSSTGTVAVMLPVVLSLCRGAEVSPSKLLIPLAFAASLGGMLTLIGTPPNMVVNQELRGAGLETFQFFSFAPAGLLMLALGIVFMCTLGTRLLPAQATTPAVAGRNQGLVSRPELIHSYGVDGQICEIRIPRGSNFAERTLRELGLRSTFHVNVLAVSTPDKFRSRVRSATVRKCSPETLLHVGDTLFIKSANEEAIAKLIREGQVEMVTTSASLPKVVHLAELIIPPRSKFVARTVRDLDFFRVYGAVVLALRKGNQPVSTRTSDTPLHPGDTLLVAANASALKRLGKSRNDVLLVSEQAEEGDAPLKPVAYWVIGILVGMLIAMSTGLSENVTAVLVAATLMVIAGAFRGTNAYQSINWQSIVLIASVMPLATALDKTGAFDLVVDAIVESPGLTSPWILLLLLFVVTSVLSQAISNTATSVLIAPLALELAAQLDVSPYPLLMGVALAASTAFSTPVASPINALVAGAGSYRFGDFLRVGIPLQLLILIATIAIVPLLFPFSP from the coding sequence ATGACTACTGACATCTGGATAGTGACGTGTATTCTGCTGGCGACGATCATTGCATTCGTGCTTGACTGTTTCCGGATGGACTTGGTTGCATTTGTTTCGATGTTGACGCTTCTGCTCACGGGCATCCTCTCACCAGCGGAAGCAACCGCGGGATTTTCAAACTCGCTGGTCTTAATGATCGCGGGACTTTTCGTGGTGGGGGGAGCGATCCTGGAGTCTGGCGTCGCCGATGTCGCGGGCAGGTGGTTAGGGCGACTTGGCGGTACTTCCACGACCCGGCTAACGGTCGCCGTGATGCTCGCCAGCGCGTTGCTTTCGGCATTTCTCAGTTCGACCGGGACCGTCGCGGTGATGTTGCCGGTTGTCCTGAGTCTCTGTCGCGGCGCCGAAGTTTCGCCGTCCAAGTTGCTGATCCCTTTGGCGTTTGCCGCTTCGCTGGGAGGCATGCTGACGCTGATCGGTACACCGCCCAACATGGTCGTCAATCAGGAGCTACGGGGCGCGGGACTGGAGACCTTTCAATTCTTTTCATTTGCCCCTGCCGGACTTCTGATGCTGGCTCTCGGCATTGTTTTTATGTGTACCCTGGGCACGCGTTTGCTGCCAGCGCAAGCGACCACTCCCGCAGTCGCTGGCCGAAATCAAGGTCTCGTGTCACGTCCGGAACTCATTCACAGTTATGGCGTCGACGGACAAATTTGCGAAATCCGTATCCCACGCGGATCGAACTTCGCCGAGCGCACGCTTCGCGAACTTGGCCTCCGTAGCACCTTTCATGTCAACGTGCTGGCCGTTTCCACGCCCGATAAGTTTCGATCCCGTGTGCGGTCGGCGACTGTACGCAAATGCTCTCCTGAAACGCTTTTACATGTTGGCGATACGCTATTCATTAAGTCGGCGAACGAGGAAGCCATTGCGAAACTGATCCGCGAAGGGCAGGTCGAGATGGTGACCACGTCGGCGAGCTTGCCAAAGGTCGTCCATCTAGCTGAACTCATCATTCCGCCGCGTTCGAAATTTGTCGCCCGGACCGTACGGGATTTGGATTTCTTTCGTGTGTATGGGGCGGTGGTGCTGGCGCTACGCAAAGGAAACCAACCTGTCAGCACTCGGACATCGGACACGCCGCTGCATCCTGGTGATACGTTGCTGGTCGCGGCCAATGCGAGCGCGTTGAAGCGACTTGGGAAATCGCGAAACGATGTTTTGCTGGTCAGCGAGCAAGCCGAAGAAGGAGACGCGCCGCTCAAGCCGGTTGCCTACTGGGTCATCGGCATACTGGTTGGAATGCTGATTGCGATGAGTACCGGACTCTCGGAAAACGTAACCGCCGTGCTCGTGGCTGCGACTTTGATGGTGATTGCTGGAGCGTTTCGTGGAACGAATGCTTACCAGAGCATCAACTGGCAGAGCATTGTGCTGATTGCGTCCGTCATGCCGCTGGCGACCGCGCTCGATAAGACCGGGGCATTCGATTTGGTGGTGGACGCGATTGTGGAGAGCCCTGGCCTGACGAGTCCGTGGATACTTCTGTTGTTGCTCTTCGTGGTGACCTCGGTTCTAAGTCAAGCGATCTCTAATACCGCGACCAGTGTCCTGATCGCACCGCTTGCACTCGAACTTGCCGCGCAGCTTGACGTCTCGCCCTATCCATTGCTGATGGGTGTCGCGTTAGCGGCGTCGACGGCATTTTCCACGCCCGTTGCATCGCCGATTAACGCTTTGGTCGCTGGTGCAGGGAGCTATCGATTCGGAGACTTCTTAAGAGTAGGCATCCCGCTTCAACTGCTGATTCTCATCGCGACAATCGCCATTGTGCCGTTGCTTTTTCCGTTTAGCCCATGA
- a CDS encoding F0F1 ATP synthase subunit delta, with the protein MLIDWFTVGAQTANFLVLVWLLKRFLYKPILDAIDQREQRIADELADADAKTREAERERDEFHSKNAEFDRQRNELLSKATDEVKASRQQMLDEARTEADALRAKRQESLQRELTSLQAEISRRTQAEVFAIARHALSDLADNDLESRMCDVFLARLRDLDDDVKQTVRQCKVSDSAPARVRSAMPLSSQQHDAIRSSIDEVFAAELPVGFETDPAITSGIELTVGGQRIAWSIGDYLTSLESSVGELLDNVAADAEAGVAQ; encoded by the coding sequence ATGCTGATCGATTGGTTTACCGTCGGTGCGCAGACTGCCAATTTCCTGGTCTTGGTTTGGCTGTTGAAGCGTTTTCTCTACAAACCGATCTTGGATGCGATCGATCAGCGGGAGCAACGGATCGCGGACGAACTGGCTGATGCGGATGCGAAAACGCGGGAAGCCGAGCGGGAACGGGACGAGTTCCATTCGAAGAATGCAGAGTTCGATCGGCAGCGGAACGAATTGCTCAGCAAGGCAACCGACGAAGTGAAGGCCAGCCGGCAACAGATGCTTGACGAGGCGCGAACCGAGGCAGACGCGTTGCGAGCCAAACGTCAGGAATCATTGCAACGCGAGCTGACAAGTTTGCAAGCCGAGATCTCCCGTCGAACGCAAGCCGAAGTGTTTGCGATCGCACGTCACGCGTTGTCGGATTTGGCGGACAACGATCTTGAAAGTCGGATGTGCGATGTGTTTCTTGCCCGACTGCGTGATCTCGACGACGACGTGAAGCAAACCGTTCGTCAATGCAAAGTCTCCGATTCCGCCCCCGCAAGGGTGCGAAGTGCGATGCCGTTGTCGTCGCAGCAACACGACGCGATCCGAAGTTCAATTGACGAAGTCTTTGCGGCGGAACTGCCCGTTGGTTTCGAAACGGATCCTGCGATTACCAGTGGAATCGAACTGACAGTGGGCGGGCAACGGATCGCGTGGAGTATTGGTGACTATCTGACATCGCTGGAATCAAGCGTGGGCGAATTGCTCGACAACGTTGCGGCGGATGCGGAAGCGGGAGTCGCTCAATGA
- a CDS encoding F0F1 ATP synthase subunit epsilon, whose protein sequence is MPSPAHMTLKILLPYQVLIERSDVSRVVVETPDGSFGLLPHRLDCVAAITPGILVYESEDAGESYVAVDEGAMVKTGKNVLVSVRNAIIGADLSELREAVQREFLTLNEHEQDARAVLARMEVDFVRRIANLHHE, encoded by the coding sequence ATGCCAAGCCCAGCCCACATGACGCTTAAGATCTTGTTGCCCTATCAAGTGCTGATCGAGCGCAGCGACGTATCGCGCGTGGTGGTGGAGACTCCGGACGGTTCGTTTGGCCTGCTGCCGCATCGACTCGACTGCGTGGCCGCGATCACGCCCGGTATACTGGTCTACGAGAGCGAAGACGCTGGCGAATCGTATGTGGCGGTCGACGAAGGGGCGATGGTGAAGACCGGAAAGAACGTGTTGGTTTCCGTGCGCAACGCGATCATTGGGGCGGACTTGAGCGAACTACGGGAAGCGGTCCAACGAGAGTTCTTGACGTTGAACGAACACGAACAAGACGCGCGCGCGGTACTGGCGCGGATGGAAGTCGATTTTGTCCGACGCATTGCGAACTTGCATCATGAATGA
- a CDS encoding alternate F1F0 ATPase, F1 subunit alpha has translation MNAPDDLMHVTFERAFDRIARGRQAFEPSLLPHEIGTLASVSTGIAQVTGLPGIGYDEMVTFDNGTLGIAFNVDADEIGVVLLGDYATLRSGGEVRRTGRVMDVAVGDSLLGRVIDPLGRPLDGRAPVVCSQRKPIERPATSIMDRDPVTVPLQTGLKVVDAMIPIGRGQRELILGDRQTGKTAIAIDTILNQRNQDVVCVYCAIGQRASTVAKVVATLKEKGAMDYSVVVVAEGNDPPGVAYVAPYAATTIAEYFMEQGRDVLIVYDDLTHHARAYRELSLLLRRPPGREAFPGDIFYLHARLLERSTHLRADLGGGSLTALPIIETEAQDISAYIPTNLISITDGQIYLSPSLFELGILPAVDVGKSVSRVGGKAQRAAYRAVAGDLKLAYAQFEELETFSKFGARVDESTRQVIQHGQRIRACLKQAEHSPVSVAAQVTVLLTLTDCLFDAIPLDQMPDAETAVREAAVKIPTAIQDRLLTADSLSDLDRAEILKIAREALQPFQPSDSQRTPSKGVDS, from the coding sequence ATGAACGCGCCCGATGACCTGATGCATGTCACCTTTGAAAGGGCGTTCGATCGGATTGCTCGCGGTCGTCAAGCCTTTGAACCGTCGTTGCTGCCACACGAGATTGGAACGCTTGCGAGCGTGTCGACGGGGATCGCTCAAGTCACCGGATTGCCGGGGATTGGGTATGACGAAATGGTGACCTTCGACAACGGCACACTGGGCATCGCGTTCAACGTGGACGCCGATGAAATTGGTGTGGTGTTGTTGGGGGATTACGCCACGCTTCGTTCGGGCGGCGAAGTTCGCCGAACGGGACGCGTGATGGACGTCGCGGTGGGGGACAGTTTGCTGGGCCGGGTGATCGACCCGCTAGGCCGCCCGCTCGATGGCCGGGCGCCGGTCGTCTGCAGTCAGCGAAAACCGATCGAACGGCCGGCAACCTCGATCATGGATCGCGATCCTGTCACGGTGCCGCTTCAAACCGGGTTGAAGGTCGTCGATGCAATGATCCCGATCGGGCGTGGGCAGCGTGAATTGATTTTGGGAGATCGGCAAACGGGGAAGACAGCGATCGCGATCGATACGATTCTGAACCAACGCAATCAAGACGTCGTCTGCGTCTACTGCGCGATCGGTCAACGTGCATCGACGGTTGCCAAAGTCGTGGCAACGTTGAAGGAAAAAGGTGCGATGGACTATTCGGTCGTCGTCGTTGCCGAAGGGAACGACCCGCCCGGCGTTGCTTATGTCGCACCGTACGCGGCGACAACCATCGCGGAGTATTTCATGGAACAGGGCCGTGATGTGTTGATTGTCTACGACGATCTGACGCACCACGCCCGTGCCTATCGCGAGTTGTCATTGCTGCTGCGACGCCCGCCCGGTCGCGAAGCGTTTCCCGGTGACATCTTCTACCTGCACGCGCGTTTGTTGGAACGTTCGACTCATCTGCGTGCCGATCTTGGCGGTGGCTCGCTGACCGCGCTTCCGATCATCGAGACCGAGGCGCAAGACATCTCCGCCTACATTCCGACCAATTTGATCTCGATTACCGACGGACAGATCTATCTTTCACCGTCGTTGTTTGAGTTGGGCATCTTACCCGCGGTCGACGTTGGCAAATCGGTGTCGCGTGTCGGCGGCAAGGCGCAACGGGCGGCGTATCGCGCGGTCGCAGGTGATCTCAAATTGGCGTATGCTCAGTTTGAAGAGCTGGAAACGTTTTCAAAGTTTGGAGCGCGCGTCGACGAATCGACGCGCCAAGTGATCCAACATGGTCAACGCATCCGTGCCTGTTTGAAGCAGGCGGAACACTCGCCTGTCTCGGTCGCTGCGCAGGTGACGGTGTTATTGACGCTGACGGATTGTCTGTTCGATGCGATTCCGCTCGACCAAATGCCCGACGCGGAAACCGCGGTCCGCGAGGCCGCTGTAAAAATTCCGACCGCGATTCAAGATCGTCTGCTTACCGCGGATTCGCTCAGCGATCTTGATCGTGCCGAGATTTTGAAGATTGCCCGCGAGGCGTTGCAGCCATTCCAACCATCCGATTCGCAGCGAACGCCAAGCAAAGGAGTCGATTCGTGA
- a CDS encoding F0F1 ATP synthase subunit A, protein MRLTPDEWIFWQAGFIKLNATIVFTWAIMIVLTVGSLRITRKLSTNHERSRWQNLLEIVVTGIVQQIQSIGLREPRKYLGFIGTLFLFVATASLFTILPFYEPPTGSLSTTCALALCVFVAVPLFGIEDQGIAGYLKSYLEPTFIMLPFNLISEISRTLALAIRLFGNMMSGAMIIGILLSITPFLFPVVMTLLGLLTGMVQAYIFSILAAVYIAAATRVRETKIDPEPETETIKS, encoded by the coding sequence ATGCGTCTCACACCCGATGAGTGGATCTTTTGGCAGGCAGGTTTTATCAAACTGAACGCCACGATTGTCTTCACGTGGGCGATCATGATCGTGCTTACCGTCGGGTCGTTGCGGATCACTCGCAAGTTGTCGACGAATCATGAACGCAGTCGCTGGCAAAACCTGCTGGAGATCGTCGTGACCGGTATCGTCCAGCAAATTCAAAGCATTGGACTTCGCGAGCCTCGGAAATATCTGGGCTTTATCGGAACGCTGTTCCTGTTTGTCGCCACCGCGAGTCTCTTCACGATCCTGCCATTCTACGAACCGCCCACGGGATCCCTGTCGACCACCTGTGCACTTGCACTGTGTGTGTTTGTCGCCGTGCCGCTGTTTGGAATCGAAGACCAAGGAATTGCCGGCTACTTGAAGTCGTATCTCGAACCGACGTTCATCATGCTGCCCTTTAATCTGATCAGCGAAATTTCGCGGACGCTGGCGCTCGCGATCCGTCTGTTTGGCAACATGATGAGTGGGGCGATGATCATCGGGATTCTTCTTTCGATCACACCGTTCCTGTTCCCGGTCGTGATGACTCTGCTGGGGCTGCTGACCGGGATGGTCCAGGCTTACATCTTCAGCATCTTGGCTGCGGTTTATATCGCTGCGGCGACACGCGTTCGCGAGACAAAGATCGATCCGGAACCAGAAACAGAAACAATCAAATCATGA
- a CDS encoding ATP synthase subunit I, with the protein MNELLNTGVPFIAGLALGGIFFGGLWWTVRKGLTSDRPVAWFLISHVSRMAITLLGFYFVANGNWQRLLICLSGFLIARVIVTRVLRTPETPRSPLTKEADYASHTR; encoded by the coding sequence ATGAATGAATTACTGAACACGGGCGTCCCTTTTATCGCAGGCTTGGCCCTCGGCGGAATTTTCTTCGGCGGGTTGTGGTGGACCGTGCGCAAAGGTTTGACGTCGGATCGTCCTGTGGCTTGGTTTCTGATCAGCCATGTCTCGAGAATGGCAATCACCCTGCTCGGGTTCTATTTTGTCGCGAACGGAAATTGGCAGCGGTTGTTAATCTGTCTGTCTGGCTTCTTGATCGCTCGAGTGATCGTGACACGCGTTTTGCGAACCCCGGAAACGCCGCGATCCCCGCTAACGAAGGAGGCCGATTATGCGTCTCACACCCGATGA
- a CDS encoding catalase yields the protein MNKHDSKPTTTDAGCPVASDEHSLTVGPNGPILLHDHYLIEQMANFNRERIPERQPHAKGSGAFGHFEVTHDVSAYTKAAVFQPGTKTDTLIRFSTVAGERGSPDTWRDPRGFSVKFYTSEGNYDMVGNNTPVFFLRDPMKFQHFIRSQKRRADNGLRDHDMQWDFWSLSPESAHQVTWLMGDRGIPKTWRNMNGYSSHTYMWVNASGERYWVKYHFKTDQGVDFLTQDEADRLAGADGDYHRRDLFDAIKRGEYPSWTLKMQIMPFEEAKTYRLNPFDLTKVWPHDDYPLHEVGRLTLNRNPTDFHTEIEQAAFEPNNLVPGIGISPDKMLLGRMFAYADAHRHRLGVNYKQIPVNAPQCPVFSYSKDGQGRTQNVSDPVYAPNSKGGPAADCERYPEDTTWAADGEFTRAAYTLRKDDDDFSQAGTLVREVMDDASRDRLVSNVVGHLKAGVTDPVLERAFTYWRNVDEEIGNRIANGVKGS from the coding sequence ATGAACAAGCACGACTCGAAGCCGACGACAACGGATGCGGGCTGCCCCGTCGCAAGCGACGAGCACTCGTTGACTGTCGGACCCAATGGCCCGATTTTGCTGCACGACCATTATTTGATCGAGCAGATGGCCAACTTCAATCGTGAACGCATTCCCGAACGACAACCGCACGCGAAAGGTTCCGGGGCGTTTGGGCATTTTGAAGTGACCCACGATGTCAGTGCCTACACCAAGGCGGCTGTGTTCCAACCGGGGACGAAGACCGACACGTTGATTCGGTTCTCCACCGTGGCCGGCGAACGTGGGAGCCCCGACACCTGGCGTGACCCGCGCGGCTTTTCGGTGAAGTTCTACACCAGCGAAGGCAATTACGACATGGTCGGGAACAACACGCCCGTCTTCTTCCTTCGCGATCCGATGAAGTTCCAGCACTTCATCCGGTCGCAAAAGCGACGCGCTGACAACGGTCTGCGCGACCACGATATGCAATGGGATTTCTGGTCATTGTCGCCCGAGTCGGCTCATCAAGTCACATGGTTGATGGGCGATCGCGGAATTCCCAAGACCTGGCGAAACATGAACGGCTACTCCAGCCACACCTACATGTGGGTCAACGCTTCCGGAGAACGCTACTGGGTCAAGTATCATTTCAAGACCGACCAAGGAGTCGACTTTCTCACCCAAGACGAAGCCGATCGCTTGGCAGGAGCCGATGGCGATTATCACCGACGCGATCTGTTTGACGCCATCAAGCGAGGAGAGTATCCGAGTTGGACACTGAAGATGCAGATCATGCCGTTCGAGGAGGCCAAGACCTATCGGCTGAACCCTTTCGATTTGACCAAAGTTTGGCCGCACGACGACTATCCGCTTCACGAAGTCGGTCGTCTGACCTTGAACCGCAATCCGACCGACTTTCATACGGAGATCGAGCAGGCGGCATTCGAGCCAAACAACCTTGTGCCGGGGATCGGTATCAGCCCAGACAAAATGTTGCTTGGCCGCATGTTTGCTTACGCCGATGCCCACCGGCATCGACTCGGCGTGAACTACAAACAGATTCCGGTCAACGCTCCGCAATGTCCGGTGTTCAGCTACAGCAAGGATGGACAAGGTCGAACGCAAAACGTCTCCGATCCGGTTTACGCACCGAACTCGAAAGGTGGTCCGGCGGCGGATTGCGAGCGCTATCCCGAGGATACAACCTGGGCTGCCGACGGCGAGTTTACCCGCGCGGCCTATACGCTGCGAAAGGACGACGATGACTTTAGTCAGGCTGGCACGCTCGTTCGAGAGGTGATGGATGACGCATCGCGCGATCGATTGGTTTCCAATGTGGTTGGCCATCTGAAGGCGGGCGTTACCGATCCGGTACTCGAACGTGCGTTCACCTACTGGCGAAACGTGGACGAAGAGATTGGCAATCGCATCGCAAACGGAGTCAAAGGATCCTGA
- a CDS encoding AtpZ/AtpI family protein — translation MNETPEPDPPLRKHPSAPASKFADQVETKAKRKMKVMRHQDSGLWFGLGMMGLVGWSVVVPTLLGTVLGIWLDRRFPRDQSWTLMLLVAGLLLGCFNAWMWVSKEDKAMHEEKDDHDE, via the coding sequence ATGAATGAAACCCCCGAACCCGATCCGCCACTGCGCAAGCATCCAAGTGCCCCGGCGTCGAAGTTCGCTGATCAAGTGGAGACCAAAGCGAAGCGAAAAATGAAGGTGATGCGACACCAAGACTCCGGCCTGTGGTTCGGGCTCGGAATGATGGGCCTTGTCGGTTGGTCGGTTGTGGTGCCGACGCTGTTGGGGACCGTCCTGGGCATCTGGCTCGACCGGCGATTCCCTCGCGACCAGTCGTGGACGTTGATGTTATTGGTGGCGGGACTGTTGCTCGGTTGTTTCAACGCGTGGATGTGGGTCTCCAAAGAAGACAAGGCGATGCACGAAGAGAAAGATGATCACGATGAATGA